In Nocardia asteroides, a single genomic region encodes these proteins:
- a CDS encoding arabinosyltransferase domain-containing protein has protein sequence MRPDRPTAAFTRYRLIALVSGLLGFVLALLTPLLPVRQEATALDWPQAGAASVEAPLISYVPLRLDATLPCALLDATGTAAPEQGTTLLSTIPPASPDASAKGLTVTVRDDTLSVLLRDVPMLAAPVAEIQGCTAITATVDDKAATVEFTGATRADGTAFRNTVTRDIRPQLVGVFTDLGEQQLGGATLHAELDSRFTSSPSPLKLTVMVLAVLATLIALVALHFLDTADGRRARRVLPAHWWRCTLADVAVLGTLALWHVIGANTSDDGYILNMARVSEHSGYLANYYRWFGVPEAPFGWSYEVLAWMAQISTSSPWMRLPALLAGIVCWLVISREVLPRLGARVRRDRVALWTAGLVFLAFWLPYDNGLRPEPLIAAGALLTWCSIERAIATGRLLPAALGVLIAAFSLAAGPTGLICLAALLAGSRPALVVLVRKVRGSNPVGRAGTALRYLAYGAPILAAGTAVLVVVFADQTLATVREATRVRTEVGPNVAWFDERTRWDSLLMLAPDGSLARRFGVLLMLLCLLVCVLQVLRKNGIPGTARGPSVRILGIVFGALLLMMFTPTKWTHHFGVYAGLAASLAALAAVAVGVNGIKQTRNRALFAAAVLFVLAITFTGSNGWWYVSSYGVPWWDKAPLVAGTGLSTLFLGLAGVALLVAAWAHYRAPFRPAGAPGRFDRLAAAPLTVAAALLVLFEVASLLKGAAGQAPAYSIALSNARALAGQPCALADEVLVETDTPDSVLLPITGSAADGLAAKNTGFTPDGVAADLTADAEETSSGGANSVDGGAENKTTNTTGAGTGGGVSDRTGINGSTVALPFGLDPARTPVLGSFQDGVQQQASLTTEWYGLNLGDSMRHDPAYRTLVITAAGRIRSVDADGIATYGSDLKLEYGVRDGDSVRPLGSVLPLDIGPSPSWRNLRVPLDGIPMEANAVRLVAVDNDITPKQWLAVTPPRLPELATLSSVVGTADPVLLDWHVGLAFPCQRPFDHAHGVAEVPRWRILPDRVGSDASNAWQDDIGGGPLGWTGLLLDAQTVPTYLDNDWGRDWGALERFTPLDPAAVPATVSVTEVTRSGLAAEAPIRVR, from the coding sequence GTGCGACCGGACCGACCCACCGCTGCGTTCACCCGATACCGCCTGATCGCCCTCGTCTCCGGGCTGCTCGGGTTCGTACTCGCCCTGCTCACACCGTTGCTGCCGGTGCGCCAGGAGGCGACGGCGCTGGACTGGCCGCAGGCGGGGGCCGCCTCGGTGGAGGCGCCGCTGATCTCCTACGTCCCGCTGCGCCTGGACGCCACGCTCCCCTGCGCACTGCTCGACGCGACCGGGACAGCCGCACCGGAGCAGGGCACGACCCTGCTCTCCACGATTCCCCCCGCTTCGCCGGACGCGAGCGCCAAGGGCCTCACCGTGACCGTCCGCGACGACACCCTCTCCGTGCTGCTGCGCGACGTCCCCATGCTCGCGGCGCCGGTGGCCGAGATCCAGGGCTGCACCGCGATCACCGCGACGGTGGACGACAAAGCCGCGACCGTCGAGTTCACCGGCGCGACGCGGGCGGACGGAACCGCGTTCCGCAACACCGTCACCCGCGACATCCGCCCGCAGCTGGTGGGCGTCTTCACCGACCTGGGCGAGCAGCAGCTCGGCGGCGCGACCCTGCACGCCGAGCTCGACTCGCGCTTCACCTCCAGCCCGTCCCCGCTCAAGCTGACGGTCATGGTGCTGGCCGTACTCGCCACCCTGATCGCGCTGGTCGCGCTGCACTTCCTGGACACCGCCGACGGCCGAAGGGCCCGCCGCGTGCTGCCCGCGCACTGGTGGCGGTGCACCCTCGCCGACGTCGCGGTGCTCGGCACGCTGGCGCTCTGGCACGTGATCGGCGCCAACACCTCCGACGACGGCTACATCCTGAACATGGCCCGGGTCTCGGAGCACTCCGGGTACCTGGCGAACTACTACCGCTGGTTCGGGGTGCCGGAGGCGCCGTTCGGCTGGTCCTACGAGGTGCTGGCCTGGATGGCCCAGATCTCCACCTCCAGCCCGTGGATGCGGCTGCCCGCGCTGCTGGCCGGCATCGTCTGCTGGCTGGTGATCAGCCGCGAGGTGCTGCCCCGGCTCGGCGCGCGGGTGCGCCGCGACCGCGTCGCGCTGTGGACCGCCGGGCTGGTCTTCCTCGCCTTCTGGCTGCCCTACGACAACGGCCTGCGCCCGGAGCCGCTGATCGCCGCGGGCGCGCTGCTCACCTGGTGCTCGATCGAGCGCGCCATCGCCACCGGCAGGCTCCTCCCGGCCGCGCTGGGCGTGCTGATCGCCGCCTTCTCGCTGGCCGCCGGGCCGACCGGGCTGATCTGCCTGGCCGCGCTGCTCGCCGGTTCCCGCCCCGCGCTGGTGGTGCTGGTCCGCAAGGTGCGCGGCTCGAACCCGGTCGGCCGGGCCGGCACCGCGCTGCGCTACCTCGCCTACGGCGCGCCGATCCTGGCCGCAGGCACCGCCGTGCTGGTGGTGGTCTTCGCCGACCAGACGCTGGCGACGGTGCGCGAGGCCACCCGGGTGCGCACCGAGGTCGGGCCGAACGTGGCCTGGTTCGACGAGCGCACCCGCTGGGACTCGCTGCTCATGCTCGCCCCGGACGGCTCGCTCGCGCGCCGCTTCGGGGTCCTGCTCATGCTGCTCTGCCTGCTGGTCTGCGTGCTGCAGGTGCTGCGCAAGAACGGCATCCCCGGCACCGCGCGCGGGCCGTCGGTGCGGATTCTCGGCATCGTCTTCGGCGCGCTGCTGCTCATGATGTTCACCCCGACCAAGTGGACGCACCACTTCGGCGTCTACGCCGGGCTGGCCGCCTCGCTGGCCGCGCTCGCCGCCGTCGCGGTCGGCGTGAACGGCATCAAACAGACGCGCAACCGCGCGCTCTTCGCGGCGGCGGTGCTCTTCGTGCTCGCCATCACCTTCACCGGCTCGAACGGCTGGTGGTACGTCTCCAGCTACGGCGTTCCGTGGTGGGACAAGGCGCCGCTGGTGGCAGGCACGGGGCTCTCGACGCTGTTCCTCGGGCTGGCCGGGGTCGCGCTGCTGGTCGCGGCATGGGCGCACTACCGCGCCCCGTTCCGCCCGGCGGGCGCGCCCGGCCGGTTCGACCGGCTCGCCGCGGCGCCGCTCACCGTCGCGGCGGCGCTGCTCGTGCTCTTCGAGGTGGCCTCGCTGCTCAAGGGCGCGGCCGGGCAGGCGCCCGCCTACAGCATCGCGCTCTCCAATGCCCGCGCACTGGCCGGGCAGCCCTGCGCGCTCGCCGACGAGGTGCTTGTCGAGACCGACACTCCCGATTCGGTGCTGCTCCCGATCACCGGCAGCGCCGCCGACGGCCTCGCCGCGAAGAACACCGGCTTCACCCCGGACGGCGTCGCGGCCGACCTCACCGCGGATGCCGAGGAGACCTCGAGCGGCGGCGCCAACTCGGTGGACGGCGGCGCCGAGAACAAGACGACCAACACGACCGGGGCGGGCACCGGCGGCGGCGTCTCCGACCGGACCGGGATCAACGGCAGCACCGTGGCGCTGCCCTTCGGCCTCGACCCCGCTCGCACCCCGGTGCTCGGCAGTTTCCAGGACGGCGTGCAGCAGCAGGCGTCGCTGACCACCGAGTGGTACGGCCTGAACCTCGGCGACAGCATGCGCCACGACCCCGCCTACCGGACGCTTGTGATCACCGCGGCGGGCCGGATCCGCTCGGTCGACGCCGACGGCATCGCCACCTACGGCTCCGACCTGAAGCTGGAGTACGGGGTGCGCGACGGCGATTCGGTGCGCCCGCTCGGCTCGGTGCTTCCGCTCGACATCGGGCCGTCGCCGTCCTGGCGGAACCTGCGGGTGCCGCTGGACGGGATCCCGATGGAGGCGAACGCGGTGCGGCTGGTCGCGGTGGACAACGACATCACCCCGAAGCAGTGGCTCGCCGTCACCCCGCCCCGGCTGCCCGAGCTCGCGACGCTGAGCAGCGTCGTCGGCACGGCCGACCCGGTGCTGCTCGACTGGCACGTCGGGCTGGCGTTCCCGTGCCAGCGGCCGTTCGACCACGCGCACGGGGTCGCGGAGGTGCCGCGCTGGCGCATCCTGCCGGACCGGGTCGGCTCGGACGCCTCCAATGCCTGGCAGGACGATATCGGCGGCGGCCCGCTCGGCTGGACCGGGCTGCTGCTGGACGCGCAGACCGTGCCGACCTACCTCGACAACGACTGGGGCCGGGACTGGGGTGCGCTCGAGCGCTTCACCCCGCTCGACCCGGCCGCGGTGCCCGCGACGGTCTCGGTCACCGAGGTGACCCGGTCGGGGCTCGCGGCGGAGGCACCGATCCGGGTGCGGTAG
- a CDS encoding galactan 5-O-arabinofuranosyltransferase: MGNALLAAVVAAAVAAVQLVAFSLVEWPAFNSSNVTRALSTVGQVGAAVLLVAAVVLLRRHRLPWLARLLSWAGISTFVTVTLGMPLAATKLYLFGISVDQEFRTEYLTRLTDSAALRDMTYADLPPFYPAGWFWLGGRVANLLGMDGWEVFKPYAIVALAVASVLALVLWSELIRADLAVAVTAATVALTLAYAAPEAYSAVLVVLIAPALVLAWGALHRPGPRGASAGGWGAVLGTGLFLGLCATFYTLYAALAAFAVGLMGLIAAYFAVRARRAGREGLRARPASARGAAKFAGSPASAEPADVSGASAWRAAVPPLARLAVIAGISVLVALLVWTPYLLESVTGKVALGGGAFHYLPEAGAELPLPMAEFSLRGALCLLGLVWLVVRIGSSRRAQALGIGVVAVYLWTLLSMLATAAGTTLLSFRLEPILLVLLAAAGTFGFFEGARAVYQALNEPERFRAVAVAVGLAGAFAFAQQIPHVLAAEITTAYTDTDGDGNRADKRDPSAVTHYRQIDEALRARTGRAPADTVLLTADTSFLAYYPYFGFQGLTSHYANPLADFGGRAAAIERWSELETPAELLAALDAAPWRAPDAFLFRRGGDGYTLRLAADVYPNDPNVRRYTVSFPAELFADPAFTVTDIGPFTLVTVAR, from the coding sequence ATGGGCAACGCGCTGCTCGCCGCGGTGGTGGCCGCCGCCGTGGCCGCGGTGCAGCTGGTGGCGTTCTCGCTGGTGGAGTGGCCCGCGTTCAATTCCTCGAATGTCACGCGGGCGCTCAGCACGGTGGGGCAGGTGGGCGCGGCGGTGCTGCTGGTCGCCGCGGTCGTGCTGCTCCGGCGGCACCGGCTGCCGTGGCTCGCGAGGCTGCTCTCCTGGGCCGGGATCTCGACCTTCGTCACCGTCACGCTCGGGATGCCGCTGGCCGCGACGAAGCTGTACCTCTTCGGGATCTCGGTGGACCAGGAGTTCCGCACCGAGTACCTGACCCGGCTCACCGACAGCGCCGCGCTGCGCGACATGACCTACGCCGACCTGCCGCCGTTCTACCCGGCCGGGTGGTTCTGGCTGGGCGGGCGGGTCGCGAACCTGCTCGGCATGGACGGGTGGGAGGTCTTCAAGCCGTACGCCATCGTGGCGCTCGCGGTGGCGTCGGTGCTGGCGCTGGTGCTCTGGAGTGAGCTGATCCGGGCTGATCTGGCGGTCGCGGTGACGGCGGCGACGGTCGCGCTCACGCTCGCCTATGCCGCGCCGGAGGCGTACAGCGCCGTGCTCGTCGTGCTGATCGCGCCCGCGCTGGTGCTCGCCTGGGGCGCGCTGCACCGGCCGGGGCCGCGCGGGGCGTCGGCAGGCGGGTGGGGCGCGGTGCTCGGCACCGGGCTGTTCCTCGGGCTGTGCGCGACGTTCTACACGCTGTACGCGGCGCTGGCGGCGTTCGCGGTGGGGCTCATGGGGTTGATCGCGGCGTACTTCGCGGTGCGGGCTCGCCGGGCGGGGCGCGAGGGTTTGCGCGCGCGGCCCGCTTCGGCGCGCGGTGCCGCGAAGTTCGCCGGAAGTCCCGCGAGTGCGGAGCCCGCCGACGTCTCGGGGGCGTCGGCGTGGCGGGCGGCGGTGCCGCCGCTCGCCCGCCTGGCGGTGATCGCGGGGATCTCCGTGCTGGTCGCGCTGCTGGTCTGGACCCCGTACCTGCTGGAGTCGGTGACCGGGAAGGTCGCGCTCGGCGGCGGCGCCTTCCACTACCTCCCGGAGGCCGGGGCCGAACTCCCGCTGCCCATGGCCGAGTTCTCGCTGCGCGGCGCGCTCTGCCTGCTCGGCCTGGTCTGGCTGGTGGTCCGGATCGGTTCGTCCCGGCGGGCGCAGGCGCTCGGCATCGGCGTCGTCGCGGTGTACCTGTGGACGCTGCTCTCCATGCTGGCCACCGCGGCGGGCACCACCCTGCTCTCCTTCCGGCTGGAGCCGATCCTGCTCGTGCTGCTCGCGGCGGCCGGGACGTTCGGCTTCTTCGAGGGCGCGCGCGCCGTCTACCAGGCACTGAACGAGCCGGAGCGGTTCCGCGCGGTCGCCGTCGCGGTGGGGCTGGCCGGTGCGTTCGCCTTCGCGCAGCAGATCCCGCACGTGCTCGCCGCCGAGATCACCACCGCCTACACCGACACCGACGGCGACGGCAACCGCGCCGACAAGCGCGACCCCTCCGCGGTCACGCACTACCGGCAGATCGACGAGGCGCTGCGCGCGCGGACCGGCCGCGCCCCCGCCGACACCGTGCTGCTCACCGCGGACACCAGCTTCCTCGCCTACTACCCGTACTTCGGCTTCCAGGGGCTGACCTCGCACTACGCCAACCCGCTCGCCGATTTCGGCGGCCGCGCCGCCGCCATCGAGCGCTGGAGCGAGCTGGAGACCCCCGCCGAGCTGCTGGCCGCGCTCGACGCCGCGCCGTGGCGCGCGCCGGACGCCTTCCTCTTCCGGCGCGGCGGCGACGGTTACACCCTGCGGCTGGCCGCCGACGTCTACCCGAACGACCCGAACGTGCGCCGCTACACGGTGAGTTTCCCCGCCGAGCTCTTCGCCGACCCGGCCTTCACGGTCACCGATATCGGACCGTTCACGCTGGTCACCGTCGCGCGCTGA
- a CDS encoding decaprenylphospho-beta-D-erythro-pentofuranosid-2-ulose 2-reductase: protein MINAVGNPQTILLLGGTSEIGLAICAEYLKKGQARIVLAALPNDPLRDSAVAQLKAAGATRVDLVDFDALDTDSHPKVIDAAWDGGDVDVAIVAFGLLGNAEELWQNQRKAVQIAGINYTAAVSVGVLLGEKMKAQGFGRIIAMSSAAGERVRRSNFVYGSTKAGLDGFYLGLGEALRPHGPRVLVIRPGQVRTTTTVNHWAETGAKEAPFTVDKEQVAALAVAASEKGKELIWAPGTFRYVMSVLRHVPRPIFRKLPI, encoded by the coding sequence GTGATCAATGCCGTTGGCAACCCGCAGACCATCCTGCTGCTCGGCGGAACCTCCGAGATCGGGCTCGCGATCTGCGCGGAGTACCTGAAGAAGGGGCAGGCCCGGATCGTGCTGGCCGCGCTGCCGAACGACCCGCTGCGCGACAGCGCGGTGGCCCAGCTGAAGGCCGCGGGCGCGACCCGGGTCGACCTGGTCGACTTCGACGCCCTCGACACCGACAGCCACCCCAAGGTGATCGACGCGGCGTGGGACGGCGGCGACGTCGACGTGGCGATCGTGGCGTTCGGGCTGCTCGGCAATGCCGAGGAGCTGTGGCAGAACCAGCGCAAGGCGGTGCAGATCGCCGGCATCAACTACACCGCGGCGGTCTCGGTCGGCGTGCTGCTCGGCGAGAAGATGAAGGCGCAGGGGTTCGGGCGGATCATCGCCATGTCCTCGGCCGCCGGCGAGCGGGTGCGCCGCTCGAACTTCGTCTACGGCTCGACCAAGGCCGGGCTCGACGGCTTCTACCTCGGCCTCGGCGAGGCGCTGCGGCCGCACGGCCCGCGCGTGCTCGTCATCCGGCCCGGGCAGGTGCGGACGACGACCACCGTGAACCACTGGGCGGAGACCGGGGCCAAGGAGGCGCCGTTCACCGTGGACAAGGAGCAGGTGGCCGCGCTCGCGGTGGCCGCGTCGGAGAAGGGCAAGGAGCTCATCTGGGCGCCGGGCACCTTCCGCTACGTGATGTCGGTGCTGCGGCACGTCCCGCGGCCGATCTTCCGCAAGCTGCCCATCTAG
- a CDS encoding FAD-binding oxidoreductase gives MSTNAPTATTPSTGTGSPGDAVALPTRTRSLTGWGRTAPTSSEVLSTGDPEVIAKAVALVAEDNDGKPAHLRRGVIARGLGRSYGDNAQNAGGLVVDMTALNKIHRIDRDSRLVDVDAGVNLDQLMKAALPFGLWVPVLPGTRQVTIGGAIGSDIHGKNHHSAGSFGNHVRSMELLTADGTVHTVSPEKNPELFWATIGGSGLTGIILRASIEMTPTETAYFIADGDVTATLDETIAFHSDGSEDRYEYSSAWFDAISPEPKLGRAAISRGNLAKLDQLPKKLQKDPLKFNGKTFLTLPDVFPNGLANKYTFTPIGELWYRKSGSYRGKVQNLTQFYHPLDMLGEWNRGYGSNGFLQYQFVVPPESVDEFKRIIVDIQKSGFYSFLNVFKLFGPGNRAPLSFPMPGWNICVDFPISAGLNDFVTSLDRRVLEFGGRLYTAKDSRTAAETFHRMYPRIDEWIAVRRSVDPTGVFMSDMARRLELQ, from the coding sequence ATGTCCACGAACGCTCCGACCGCCACCACACCGTCCACCGGTACCGGCAGCCCCGGTGACGCCGTCGCACTGCCGACGCGCACCCGCTCGCTGACCGGGTGGGGTCGCACCGCACCCACCTCCTCCGAAGTGCTCTCCACGGGCGATCCCGAGGTGATCGCCAAGGCCGTGGCGCTGGTCGCCGAGGACAACGACGGCAAGCCCGCGCACCTGCGCCGCGGCGTCATCGCGCGCGGCCTCGGCCGCTCCTACGGCGACAACGCGCAGAACGCGGGCGGGCTCGTCGTCGACATGACCGCGCTGAACAAGATCCACCGGATCGACCGCGATTCCCGGCTGGTCGACGTCGACGCGGGCGTGAACCTTGACCAGCTGATGAAGGCCGCGCTTCCCTTCGGCCTCTGGGTCCCGGTGCTGCCCGGCACCAGGCAGGTGACGATCGGCGGCGCCATCGGCTCCGATATCCACGGCAAGAACCACCACAGCGCGGGCAGCTTCGGCAACCACGTGCGCTCGATGGAGCTGCTCACCGCCGACGGCACCGTGCACACGGTGTCGCCGGAGAAGAACCCCGAGCTCTTCTGGGCCACCATCGGCGGCAGCGGGCTGACCGGCATCATCCTGCGCGCGAGCATCGAGATGACGCCGACCGAGACGGCCTACTTCATCGCCGACGGCGATGTCACCGCCACGCTGGACGAGACCATCGCGTTCCACAGCGACGGCTCGGAGGATCGGTACGAGTACAGCTCGGCCTGGTTCGACGCGATCAGCCCGGAGCCCAAGCTCGGCCGCGCCGCGATCTCGCGGGGCAACCTGGCCAAGCTGGACCAGCTGCCGAAGAAGCTGCAGAAGGACCCGCTGAAGTTCAACGGGAAGACCTTCCTCACGCTGCCCGACGTGTTCCCGAACGGGCTGGCGAACAAGTACACCTTCACCCCGATCGGCGAGCTCTGGTACCGCAAATCGGGCAGCTACCGGGGCAAGGTGCAGAACCTGACGCAGTTCTACCACCCGCTCGACATGCTCGGGGAGTGGAACCGCGGCTACGGCTCGAACGGCTTCCTGCAGTACCAGTTCGTGGTGCCGCCGGAGTCGGTGGACGAGTTCAAGCGGATCATCGTCGACATCCAGAAGTCGGGTTTCTACTCGTTCCTGAACGTGTTCAAGCTCTTCGGCCCCGGCAACCGGGCGCCGCTGAGCTTCCCGATGCCGGGCTGGAACATCTGCGTCGACTTCCCGATCTCGGCCGGGCTCAACGACTTCGTCACCTCGCTCGACCGCCGCGTCCTCGAGTTCGGCGGCAGGCTCTACACGGCGAAGGATTCGCGGACCGCCGCGGAGACCTTCCACCGGATGTACCCCCGGATCGACGAGTGGATCGCGGTCCGCCGGAGCGTCGATCCCACAGGCGTTTTCATGTCGGACATGGCGAGAAGGCTGGAGCTCCAGTGA
- a CDS encoding GtrA family protein, producing MSAEPHLPLPAELPLVDEPGGTDVDLKTQMIRFVLTGALSAVVDFGLYVLLYKAAGLPLDAAKAIGFIAGTTTAYLINRRWTFQAPPSRLRFLAVVLLYAVTFAVQVGINSLINRWLDDTAVTLLLAFVVAQGTATVINFVVQRAVIFKIR from the coding sequence GTGTCAGCCGAACCGCACCTCCCGCTGCCCGCCGAGCTGCCCCTGGTCGACGAGCCGGGCGGCACCGATGTGGACCTGAAAACGCAGATGATCCGGTTCGTGCTCACCGGTGCGCTCTCGGCGGTGGTGGACTTCGGGCTCTACGTCCTGCTCTACAAGGCGGCCGGGCTGCCGCTGGACGCCGCCAAGGCGATCGGCTTCATCGCAGGCACCACCACCGCCTACCTGATCAACCGCCGCTGGACCTTCCAGGCCCCGCCAAGCCGCCTCCGCTTCCTCGCGGTTGTCCTGCTCTACGCCGTCACCTTCGCGGTGCAGGTGGGAATCAACTCGCTGATCAACCGCTGGCTCGACGACACCGCGGTCACCCTGCTCCTGGCGTTCGTCGTCGCCCAGGGCACCGCGACCGTGATCAACTTCGTGGTGCAGCGGGCGGTCATCTTCAAGATCCGCTGA
- a CDS encoding pyridoxamine 5'-phosphate oxidase family protein → MPGSRHGSDGERDLQEQYGSTARAERFYDEQVLDHLNPAMIGFIAKMDMAFIATADRKGECDSSFRAGVPGFLHVVDERTVAYPEYRGNGVMASLGNILENPHVGIMLLDFVHDLIGLHINGSAHIVEDGVLRPRVPDLPAQHRGRAAERWVVVDVEEAYIHCRKHIPHLVPADRELRDWGTDNVRAKGGDYFGAKASRSALSGS, encoded by the coding sequence ATGCCTGGTTCTCGACACGGCAGCGACGGGGAGCGCGACCTTCAGGAGCAGTACGGCAGCACCGCCCGCGCCGAGCGCTTCTACGACGAGCAGGTGCTGGATCACCTGAACCCGGCCATGATCGGGTTCATCGCGAAGATGGATATGGCGTTCATCGCGACCGCCGACCGAAAAGGCGAATGTGATTCCAGCTTCCGCGCGGGGGTCCCGGGATTCCTGCACGTGGTGGACGAGCGCACCGTCGCCTATCCCGAATATCGCGGCAACGGCGTCATGGCGAGCCTCGGCAATATCCTGGAGAACCCGCACGTCGGCATCATGCTGCTGGATTTCGTGCACGATCTGATCGGGCTGCACATCAATGGCAGCGCACACATCGTCGAGGACGGCGTGCTGCGGCCGCGAGTGCCGGACCTGCCCGCGCAGCACCGGGGCCGGGCGGCCGAGCGCTGGGTGGTGGTCGACGTCGAGGAGGCCTACATCCACTGCCGCAAGCACATCCCGCACCTCGTCCCGGCGGACCGGGAGCTGCGCGACTGGGGCACCGACAACGTCAGGGCCAAGGGCGGCGACTACTTCGGCGCCAAGGCGAGCCGGAGCGCGCTCAGCGGATCTTGA
- a CDS encoding molybdopterin oxidoreductase family protein, translated as MAASSNTRNLLRTCPLCEAVCGLQITLDQDDHVVAVRGDREDPFSRGFLCPKGASLGQLDEDPDRVTEPLILDRATGVRRTATWDEAFALIAERVPAIAAAHGNQATAVYLGNPNAHTVAGALYAPALIRALGTKNLFSASTADQMPKQLASGLLFGDPLAVAVPDLDRTGYLLMLGANPLESNGSVCTAPDFPGRLEALRERGGRLVVVDPRRTRTAEIADEHLFIRPGSDAYLLFGIVRTLFAEELVEVTVPVNGLDEVRAAAAEFTPAAVQRRTGIPAETVVRLARELAGAPNAVVYARIGTCTAEFGTLTQWLVDVLNVLTGNLDSPGGAMFATGAALGIVRSKPFRPGRWRSRVRELPEAMGEIPVATLADEISTPGAGQIRALVTVAGNPVLSAPNGPRLDAAFAGLEFMVSVDRYVNETTRHADVILPPPRTLQSPHYDFALLQFAVRNYTRYSRPLVPLGDRPSESEVLARLAAAVSGQPHGPEALAALDEFVIAGMLGRAGLAERRPELQGLTSTEQRIDLMLRLGPYGAWNGGVLELNTLLEQEHGIDLGPLQPRLPGILRTASKRVELAPPELLADTERLRAALTAAAPDVVLIGRRHLRSNNSWMHNLPRLVSGTNRCTLHIHPDDVARLGLGEHAVVQSAAGAVTVPLEPTEAIMPGVVSLPHGWGHGGSDQGVAREHAGVNANILTDDSVLDVPSGNAVFNGVPVSLTPA; from the coding sequence GTGATCGGGAGGATCCGTTCAGCAGGGGATTCCTCTGCCCGAAGGGCGCCAGCCTCGGGCAGCTCGACGAGGATCCGGACCGGGTCACCGAGCCGCTGATCCTGGACCGGGCCACCGGCGTCCGGCGCACCGCGACCTGGGACGAGGCCTTCGCCCTGATCGCCGAGCGCGTCCCGGCCATCGCCGCCGCGCACGGCAACCAGGCCACCGCGGTCTACCTCGGCAACCCCAACGCGCACACCGTCGCGGGCGCGCTCTACGCGCCCGCGCTGATCCGGGCGCTCGGCACCAAGAACCTCTTCTCCGCCAGCACCGCCGACCAGATGCCGAAGCAGCTGGCCAGCGGGCTGCTCTTCGGCGACCCGCTCGCGGTCGCGGTGCCCGACCTGGACCGCACCGGCTACCTGCTGATGCTCGGCGCGAACCCGCTGGAGTCGAACGGCTCCGTCTGCACCGCACCGGATTTCCCCGGCAGGCTCGAGGCGCTGCGGGAGCGCGGCGGCAGGCTGGTCGTGGTCGACCCGCGGCGCACCAGGACCGCGGAGATCGCCGACGAGCACCTCTTCATCCGTCCGGGCAGCGACGCCTACCTGCTCTTCGGCATCGTGCGGACGCTCTTCGCCGAGGAGCTCGTCGAGGTCACGGTGCCGGTCAACGGGCTGGACGAGGTGCGCGCGGCGGCCGCGGAGTTCACCCCGGCCGCGGTGCAGCGCCGCACCGGCATCCCGGCCGAGACCGTGGTCCGGCTCGCCAGGGAGCTCGCCGGTGCGCCGAACGCCGTGGTCTACGCGCGGATCGGCACCTGCACCGCCGAGTTCGGCACGCTCACCCAGTGGCTGGTCGACGTGCTCAACGTGCTCACCGGCAACCTCGACTCCCCCGGCGGCGCCATGTTCGCCACCGGCGCCGCGCTCGGCATCGTGCGCAGCAAGCCGTTCCGCCCCGGCCGCTGGCGCAGCCGGGTGCGCGAGCTGCCCGAGGCCATGGGCGAGATCCCGGTGGCGACGCTGGCCGACGAGATCAGCACCCCCGGTGCCGGGCAGATCCGCGCGCTGGTGACGGTCGCGGGCAACCCGGTGCTCTCCGCGCCGAACGGGCCGCGGCTGGACGCCGCCTTCGCCGGGCTGGAGTTCATGGTGAGCGTCGACCGCTACGTGAACGAGACCACCAGGCACGCCGATGTCATCCTGCCGCCGCCGCGCACCCTGCAGTCGCCGCACTACGACTTCGCGCTGCTGCAGTTCGCGGTGCGCAACTACACCAGGTACTCACGGCCGCTGGTGCCGCTCGGCGACCGGCCGTCGGAGTCCGAGGTGCTCGCCAGGCTGGCCGCGGCGGTCTCCGGGCAGCCGCACGGGCCGGAGGCGCTGGCCGCGCTGGACGAGTTCGTGATCGCGGGCATGCTCGGCCGGGCCGGGCTGGCCGAGCGCAGGCCGGAGCTACAGGGGCTGACCAGCACCGAGCAGCGAATCGACCTCATGCTCCGGCTCGGTCCGTACGGGGCATGGAACGGCGGGGTGCTGGAGCTGAACACGCTGCTCGAGCAGGAACACGGCATCGACCTCGGCCCGTTGCAGCCGCGGCTGCCCGGCATCCTGCGCACCGCGTCGAAGCGGGTGGAGCTGGCGCCGCCGGAGCTGCTCGCCGACACCGAGCGGCTGCGCGCCGCGCTCACCGCGGCCGCACCGGACGTGGTGCTGATCGGCCGCAGGCACCTGCGCTCCAACAACAGCTGGATGCACAACCTGCCCCGGCTGGTCAGCGGCACCAACCGCTGCACCCTGCACATCCACCCGGACGACGTGGCCCGGCTCGGGCTCGGCGAGCACGCGGTGGTGCAGTCGGCGGCGGGCGCCGTGACGGTGCCGCTGGAGCCGACCGAGGCGATCATGCCCGGGGTGGTGAGCCTGCCGCACGGCTGGGGCCACGGCGGCAGCGACCAGGGGGTGGCGCGCGAGCACGCCGGGGTGAACGCGAACATCCTCACCGACGACTCGGTGCTGGACGTGCCGTCCGGCAATGCCGTCTTCAACGGGGTCCCGGTTTCCCTCACCCCCGCGTGA